The stretch of DNA TGAGACAAAATAATGACAAGCTGCCCTGTGATACACATCTCTGTACAACAGAGAGAGAATGGAGTACATTCCAGGATTTTAAAAGGTTTTAGACTTTACATATAATGCACAGCATTTTGCATCGGTGAAAGGGCAAACTGGCCTAATGGTGCCCGCCGCACAGGATAACTGAGGCGAGGCCGACCTCTGACCGATGCTGGTATGCTCCTTCAACGCTCACACTGAGGCGCTGCGGCAGATGTGCTCATTTTGTCACCGTTGGTCGTCCACAAACATGAAGTTTTCTCTGCACTTCttgttgttagcattagcttataACTACCTAGCTGGATTTACAAGCAACACGATGACTGACTCCAAAACAAGGACCAGAGGCTGTTTTGTTTACCTCTTTGCGTCTGACTGCAAGTTTAAATCCATCATTTAAAATGTGGCTGTCGATAGTCGGTGACAGTCTGTTTTATGATCTTCGTCACTTTTCTATCAGAGAAGGTGTTTGTCCTTCAGTCTGCCGTGACTCATGGGAGTGAAATCTCCCGTCTTTGAATACTTATGTGAAAGTAGGACACCGAGTTTGACTAAGAATGAACGAAACTTTACCTCAAAGTAAAAgttttgtccaaaaaaaaaaaacatctttgaaGAAACAGCATCTACTCAACATGGTGcctgatgacctttgacccaccTTCTCTCTGATCTCCAGCGCTCTCTTGCACAGAGGCTCTGCCTCCTTGTACTTCCCTCTCTTTCCATACAGCACGGCCAAGTTATTGAGGGTGGCAGCGACCTGtcagggacacaaacacacaaacacacgaatCATTCTACTCTGTTTTTTCTACACTTTGATGCATAGTGTGTGGAACCTCAAGACTCAAAGCTCCATTGATGAGATGATTGAGTAATTtacaaggaggaagaggacgtgctgaaacaggaagtgattatGCTGTGCTGTAATTTGATCCAAATCAGCTcccaacacacagaggagtctGCAGGGCAGCTCTGATGTCTGATTCATACCAGGTCGGCCCTGGCGGCCATGTGGACTGAGGGGGGAGGAAATgaggggaggaggaacagaggggAGAAGGGGTGGGAAGAAAGGGGGGCTCTGATccgaggcagagaggaagatgaataGAGTAAAAGAAATACTCCAAATCTCCAGAAGAATCTCTCATTTATCCACAAAATGGAACAAATTTAAGGGTGATTTCCCACAAACAACAGAGTGGCCATGCCAGGGCTCGTACTTTGACTGCCTGACTGGAAACAATCCAGGTCAGCTGAATCTGCTGCTATGTAAACATGGTGTACGTGTGTTGGCACATGTGCAGCCAGTTCACACCTAATTTAGGAATGAAAACCTGGAGCTCACCTGGCTTAAACTAactgaacattaaaaaaacatgatgaagaGAAGCAGATGAAAACAAGAgctcaagaagaagaaaaatcagtACAGAAGTGATCGGATATGTGATTTCCTCTTGAAAAAAAGAACGATCGGGGCCTGTTGGTGGCAGAGGATGTAGGTGAGAGACGGCTAACCTCAGTGATGGAGGTCCAGACAGTGGAGACGCAGGCCTGCTGGACCTGCTGCGTGCTTACAGTCAAACAGAGTCTCCTGAATCTGAGAACAGGGGCGGGTGAATTATTCATCAAGTCCAGGCTGCTCGTCTCAGTCTCAGACACTCAGGGGTCCGTCAGAGAGGTGCAGTTTAAAATACATAAGGTTTATACTGTGAGACAATAGTGTCGACACACTCGCACGTTAAAAACCAAGAGCTAAGAAAGTCACACTCACACTTCCTGGGGTCTTTAACGATGATAAATGTCATTGATATTATGGCTGTCTGTGTTACCTGGGGTGGAACCAGGACACTGCAACAATCTGAAATGGCTGTGTAGCAGATTATAGGGGTAATGAGGGTTTAAGGAAAATCACACCTGATGCCTCGGTTTATAACAGGTAAGAAATAAAAGTGTGCCTCCTGATCGCTGTGGACATGGTTAGAGaataaaagccaaaaaataGGAGTCATTGATCTAGCAACACACACCCtgaagtagggatgtcccgatcaggttttttttgccctcgagtccgagtcatttgattttgagtatctgccgataccgagtcccgatccgatactttcaagattctctataaaggcggcAAATAGCAAGTGActcgttgcagcaaaacctgtgtgtgtgtgtgtgtccagagcgccacgctaggtgatttcagacacgcagcagctcatcgagaactcgaacccaggacctctcgcaccaaaagcaactgtcatacccctacgctacaggacacagagccaccctgcacagaaggcgttaactttgagagccctgataaatatatatccgagtcctgatcgggaggcaacatccgattccgatcgagtctgaaatcacgtaatcggacccgatttccgatcacgtgatcggatcgggacatccctacccTGAAGCGTTTGCCCACCCGTCTGTTGAACATCTACACTTACAATGAATTACCACTGTGAAGGAGGACACGCCATCTGTGTGGTTCAGATCAACAGTGCCCTGCGTTCATGTCGGCACAGATGTACTCACCGCTGGGTGGTCCCTGCCCAGAGTCTTCTCTCTGATGGCCAGAGCATCATTCAGCAGGTTGGCTGCCTCCTTGTACTTGTTCTGGTCCCTGACAGAAGCACACAGGGAGTCAGACACAGACGGACAGAATGACAGACcagcacacaaagaaaagaaatatgAACTATGCCAACAATCCTCACTAACAGCTCATTATTTTCCAGGTGACGCGGCTGAAATAGCTCTGCAGCAGTTCCCACAGATCATGTGTCCACACAGACGCATTCATTCAGAACAGAAGCCTGTGCTGACTGTTAAAGAGCTACCTATAGAAAAAGCATGGCGTCGCTCCTGTGAAACACCGGTCGGGCTTTTGTGTGTCGTgcttttgtttctgctgccgTACTGTAAATCTTCGTGTCAGCCTGTTTGGATCCTTCGGCTCTCGTTTGGAGGccagacacacaaaaggttTGAAAGGACATGCCACAGCGTGGTGAGGGCGACAAAATACTCTGTTAGTAtcacatttttctctctttagaAATAAAAGTTTGTTGAATCCGAAGGCGTTCAGATGAAAAACTACAAGGTTAAATCTTTTTAGATATATCTGCCAAACACTGATGAAAAATGCATCAATAGGTTCGTGACGTCTTGTAAAAAACAGTGACCTTTGAGGATTAATAAGGCATTCAAAAACGTGTTTCAGGATAGATTCTAAACACATGAGATCTTCTAAACATTCAGATATTCGATTACCTGTAAACGAGGGCTAGGATATTAAGCATGGTGGCCACATCTGGGTGGTCGTGTCCAGAGGTTTTTTCCAGGTCCTCCAGGGCCTGTTTGCAGAGGGGCACAGCCACCTCGTACCTGCCCTGGGAGGCATACTGGATCACCAGGTTGTGGAGGGTCCTCAGGCGAGCTGGAATCTCATAACCTCCCTGCtgggcagctgctgctgctgcactgccgTGAGCCGGCtggactgaaaacacacaaaaaacacagaaacagtgtttaGATTTCAGGGTAAACACACTTTACTGCAGCATATtttgacacatttaaatataaaccTGCAACTAAAAACATGAGGCAAACTCCAATGCTGAGGAATGAAGCTGAAGTGAAACTGCAAAGTACTGCAGTTCCTGAAGTGGCCTCTTGAGGCTGCCTCCAGAAGTGAGTCACTCtctcgttcacactggagaaagtaggaatgaatccagatcgcctttaagctggatatgttcagacctattttcaaatcttttcaaacacacatatctacgctcaatccagtttaacccggcttgttagttgtcctccaaaccactaggtggcgccttgtaatatacagagtccgttcaggccgcgtgTGCCCATGCGTCGTGAGATGCAGATTTAACATGCTTAAAGCCAAATATTGTCCTTTAGCCGTCACATAACGCGAATTAAAGCTTTAAATGTTCATAATTTAATGACGGGGACTGAATAATGCGTCTTTAGTTAAATAATGCATCTTCTACCAAAACCACCAGCTGTCAAAGCTGAAATGActttttatgttaaaaaaaaatgacacagttAGATTTGTCTTTGTCAGCAAAGTGTGATTTGAACCTAGTTGATGTCCGTGTTCACATAAATGGGTCAAATCTGACATCACGGCAAACAAATGGTGGTTAACAGTTAACATATGCCCCACTAACTGCATAAACAATGTCCTCATTCTGCTGCGATGCACAGCTGATGCGCCGGCTCCTGTGTGTGATACGTTAAACGGGGTCAGATCAGGAATGCCTCTCATGATGCTGCACCGTGTCCGTCTGGCTCTATGTGTGAGCGTCTAAGAATGCACGAATGTGAGCGAGAGGTCAGGAAACCAGCTGATTGGGTTTCTTATTAAAAGGCCGGGCAGCTCTGTATTTACTCTGAACCATGGCCAGTGGGCTTTTTGGAGTTTGGAGCCGCGTGCTGCAGTAATAACAGTGACCACAGAGAAGTGGTACCAGGTGTGCAGAACCAGGCAAACCAAAAAACAGGACATACACTCAGAGAGGGatgacaacacaacagagaACATGCTTCATAAACACAATCGTTCAGTAGCTCCGTTTGCTAAATGACTtgaatgtaaatatttacacacaaacacgctcTGGTCTCGGTTTAAATAAAGCCATAGCTGCCACCACTATTACCACCATTTTCTTCCTGTAGACAACAATTTACCAGAAACAACAAAAGCTTTTTAGAATAATCAACAGAGGAAAGACTGATCTAATCTACTCCAACCTAatatccagcacacacacacacacacacaggcagctctgTTCTACACTGACAGAGGATTAATGCCAGTCCATGATGCTCTGCTTCTCCATAAacatccctctctcccccttccactacctttatttttatttttaagtacaGTCGAACGTAGAAACATGACACCGATTCCCTCTCTCAGCCTCCCACCCGTATTTCCAGTTTGTATACACCATCCTCAAGGAGTAGCTACCTGCCTGTGTACTGTAAGCACAGctgtgggtgtgagtgtgtgtgaaagggtgtGGGTGTATAATTACTGCATTACTGTAAGCTCGCCTCAAAACAATGCTCAGTTTAAAAGTTGGCAAATACTGATAATATGACACAAGACAATAATGAGGAATAAATAACACAGATGTATATAGAGCCTTCACACTGACAGTCCCATCACAATAAAcatgtcacatttattttttcttcattaTACAATATTGACCTCTGGATTTATGACGCAGACGGTCAATCTTCTGCTCCCCATATTCCCCAACCAATCCCCCCTCCTGTCCTCATAATTCATTTAGCAGCGGTACATGTTCTACCCACTCACCGCCGGACCAAACGCCGGAGTAATCCAGATCGTTTTCCATCGACAACATGAAGTAAAAGCAGCGACACTGTATCCCAATAATAAcctgcttcctctgctctgaACCTGCACTGCAATCATAATTTGGGGCCAAAAATATGGAGAAGTCTGGACGAAAACCTAAAATTACCCTCACTTTAAATCACTCTAAGTGTCGAGCAATCAACACCAGCCGCAGAAAAACAGAAGGCTGGTTTCCTCGTGAGCAAAAagcttcatttaaaaacaacgtaatgtaaaaaaaaaaacaggaagtcagcaaAATTATACTCCTCGTGTACAAATCTAAGATTAAAtcacaatgtttcatataaaCTACAAGGATTTAAAACACCAGGATGCCACGATCAAAGACAGATGCTTCTGCCTTTCTCTTATtctgcacaaagacatgtttgagttctctgcacttgtagccatgattgtgctgtttccatagagctGCTGTGAAGGATGCGTCCACACTGAATGAacatgagacagagagagagagaaataaaactgTTCAGAGTGACAGTGTAAATATCTGCAGTCTGGCTCACATTGTGGATTACAGCAGTGAGTGAACTGTGGACCAGTTTGTCGTCCTTTTAGTCAGCAGTTTAAACTGGCAGACAAACTGGTGTCAGGAGCCAAATGGGCATCGCCAGATTGGGAACAAATTGTTTGGTGCTCTCAGCTGGTAccgacgtgtgtgtgtgtgtctatagaAGAGAATAATTATTCAACAGCCCACCTTACACCTCCTTTAGCCTAAGGATTTTCATCATAATAAAGCTTTACCACCAGATTAAAGACACACTGAGAGTAATATCAAATACATccactgaaacacaacacactggaGGAAAACTGGGACTATATAACCCCACAGTGATGGGAGGGTTTTCTCCCTATTTGGCCTCCATCCAGGCAGAATGAGGTCCTGACTAATGGGCCTTTACAGCCAACACAGCTTTACTGTGTGGAGTCCCGAGCTACTGAGAGTCCACCCCATCGAACACTGAGAGGAcatgaagaggaaaagaaacTGAGCCGAGCATGTGTGTGCAAGAGATGAAGATTTATAAGGCTGAGGAAAAGTGCAGGAAAGCAGGAGGATATATATCACATGATATACTCTGACTCTGGGGACGCTCACTGACTAGACGTTGTTATATTACAGGAGTGTTGCTGGTGCAAAGATTGAAGTTTAGTTCCCAGAGGACGGATCGATTTTTCAGGAGGGACATTTTCAAAATTACTGCGACCATCATGAAAAAAATCTGCACGTCACCAACTATTAATACTGTGAAAGCTGCACTTTTAATGCAAACATACAATATTACAGCTCTGTGGTTCTAGAGGAACTCATCTGGGACCTGTTTAGACTTTGTCCCAACACCAGGGACTGAATTTCATCCCTGTGTCCAGGACTGTAAGATGAAGAACACTTACTGCCCGGGGCCTGGTCATCCTGGTCATCTGGGAAGAGATCATCCAGAGTCTCTTTACTGGAGTCAGAGTCCTTCTCCTCCTGAGGCAgaacagaggaaaagaaagaggagacgGTGCATTCAGTGACTGAACActccctgatttttttttttttagacatgaACATTCAAACTTTTCTGCTGATGCAGTCAGTCtgcaaaaatgtttaaaatgcagGAGATCATTCAGACTGATAGCTTTTGCTCGTCTCGGCTGCTGATAAGACGTTtgagggaggaaaaaacagcagaaaaatggCGGAAGTCATggttaaggaaaaaaaactcagaggAATGTAAGAAATGAGATTCTTGGAGATCTCAGTGAAGCACGTGTGCCAAATAAGGAAACTGTTTTCACTTTGCTGGACTTTTTCTTTTACATAAAAAGTAGATTTCTGCTCAGGTTAGCTGTAAAGATGACCCTCCTGGACATGGCAGTGTGTTGAATTATGAGcctttaaatgttattaaagATTCATGTGCCCACCATCGTCACCTTCGCTGATTTGTGGTGTcattaaaagcagcagctgtgcaggGAGTTCTGAACAGTTTGACGCAGACACAGCCAACCTGCCCCTCTAACTCCATCTGATCTTAAACATCATTCGTGCTCCCAGCTGTTGGAGAAGTAActaatggtaaaaaaaaacaggttttccAGAACGTATTACAAATATATACTAAGCCTCAACATGttcaataattaaaataatgacTGTGGAGTTTTCTGGTTGAACTGTGAGCAGATCACAGGAGCAGCAGGCAGAAAGGTTGTATTTGCTCAAGCCAGTTCAAACAGACTGATCCACTGCCGTCCTTCATCAGAAGGGGGTTAAACAGGCGAGACCGGAGCACTCACAGAGGGGGACAGGTCCTCGTCGTACTTCTTGAGCTGGTTCATGAACTCGAGgtgcttcttctcctcctccagctgagcCACGCTCTGCTCGCTCTTCTGCAGCTTCTGCTGCGTCCCTGCCAGCTCGTCCCGCAGCCACTGGTTCTCCTGGCAGAGCCGGCGCACCTGAGTGCGCAGCTTCTGCTTCTCTGACTCCACCGAGCTCAGGTGGCTTGACAGCGCCATCATCACCTGGGCGAAAAAAGGAGGTGTTCAATTGGACAACATCTCGGAGCCGTATTTGGTACCACCTACAATTCTATTGTTACATGAGGCTTTATTAATTGTGTAAGGTTAACAGCAAACGGCTGTGATTAGACAAATGTTTGCAGCACAGGGACATTTCGGAAATTACACTTTATCACAACTCCAAGCATAAAAGTGGAGGCAGACTCTGAAAGCCTGCAGGGAGGTGGAGACGAGAGGCGAAAGCATCAACAGTGACTCATCGCTGAGTCATTTACCAGGAGAGTAATGAAACAAATCTGGTctgaaaatatacattttaaagtgCTCCATGATTATATTTAGGTGTTAAAGCCTTTTCTTATGTCCTTGTGTTCTTTcctctgcttgtttttgtgCCCTTTATCATTTATTCAAGCTACATATGAACATGATCAGTCATACCTGTGCTTCACTCAGGCCGAGCTCCAGCATCTCCAGGGACTTGCGGATCATGTGCGACTTCTCCTCCACCAGGACGCCCTCTTCGTCCTGCTTCAGGCAGCGTAGCGTGCCTAGCAGGCCCTCCAGGATGGAGTGGTGCTCCTGCTTCAGGGCCTCCAGACCCTGGATCACCTGCTTGGTCCGGGAGATGATCTCATCCTGAGACAGCTTCTCCCcagggtcctcctcctccttcacgcACACCATGGTGGACATGTCCTCACGCATCCTGCAGATTCACAATGATGCTTCAATCCAACTCTAAAACACTGCATGAATTCACATAACACAGGTAAATATGAATCCGTCATGGACGTCTTTTCAAAGTTGGCTTtcatgacaaacacaaacacttgaCAGTCATGTTGTGACTACTGTGTTCCTGACATTTAAAAGTGATCTGGGCGACTTTCTCCATCTGTTAAACCATTTAAAGACCAATTAGGCCTTAACAGCACTGTGACACATTGATTTAAAGGACAAACACGCCATGTTCTGATGTTTTAAAGTCACAGTCATCTGACCTTTTCTGGTCTCATGGGCCAGAAAAGAAGGAGTTTGGTGCtgctgtgatgaagactttaAACCTGCTGCCTGTGCACAGTATGAGTCTGATCCGAGGTTCGGGGTGTGTGTGACGGATTCTgcacacagtcagacatggttCCACTATTTGATCATTCAGTGTAACCAATCATCTTCTGAACTATATCCTCATCCATCATAATCAGCTTCCAGTCATGGCCTGTGATATCTTCTCTCGGGTGTTGCAGGTAAAGCagattttattacttttttttcatttgctaaATGATGCGGGTTCAAATCTGTCCTTCTGACAGTTTTGCTCAACTCACTGCTGTGCACTCTGTCCTGACTTTCTTTGCTTTGtactcattacacacacacaaacacacacttaagaGGATTATTACTGAGCGCTTCAGCAGCACTTGTAGCGAGCAGCCTAATAAATCTCCACAAGCTACACACAAGACTGAAGCTGCACCACCACTGAATAATCCCACTGACGAAAGTGTCAGAAATATAGAAATGAAACCGCTGGGTGTGACTGAATGCTAGTCCTTTCATAGACGGTGCAATTACAGTCAGTTAAAGGAAATGTCCCCCCTCGGTTTAATAAAAGCTGCTGTCACACCAGGTGAGGAGCAGATTTTACATCGTTATCAAAGAGGAACAAAAACACGAGACGAGGCAGAGAAAGGAAGGGCTGCAGCCCCGATCGCCTCCATGTGACTCAGCAACCAGCCTGCAGCCTATCAgctgagcaggaagcaggaagctgacGCTgcatgcaggaggaggaggtgggagaacAGCAGCTCCAGGTGAGCAGAGGCATATCAGTGCCAGAACGCtagtgcagtaaataaatattACCATCAACTAACAAGTTCTTATACAGCTCTGAATAATAACATGctgtcacactgcagctggATATCAGATCAAACAACATCCCtgttaaaacacagacaaatcaCTGCAGGCTGTGAAATACAGAagtgaaactgacagcagaagcccccccccctcctcttccctgTTCTGACCCAACCTATCTTTTATTTCTGGCATCAGTCGAGTCTCTGCACGCGAAGCACCAGTGGGAACTCACAGAAAACTATTTGTGATGTTGACTTTTGAAATGTAAATCGCAAGCTTGAAGATGGGCGCCCAGGGGGATGCTGGGTGGGGAACGTGTGAGGGGAGGacggagaaaaagaaaagtagcAGTCAGTGATGTGTGGGCCGTTATTAGATCAGTAATACGCAATCTGCTGTCTTAATTCACCAGTGAAATGCAGACTTAGATGTGCTGCGTGTTTATTTAGCTGTTCCACCCTCTATTCAAACGGTGCAACAGTTGTTCTACCTGTATCCTGTCAACGGGCAGCAGCTAAACTGTGaatgacaacaaagaaaaaagaccatCCCACCCACTTTGAAAAGACCTGCAAACGAAAGCTCCTGTCAGCTGGACCCATCTATTCttcttacattacattacagtaaACATATGATTCATTCAAACTATGTGGTTAGAATATGTTGCATTTTATCCTACAAGAAACCCTTTAGTAACGCATCATGTGAGGACACTAGCTGCTGGCTATGGAGCAAATCAGCCAGTCACGAGatgacactgagacacaggaaatgAAAGTGTGACTGGATATTAATAATGAAGATatagtcctgtgtgtgtgtgtgtctgctggacAACACTGAGAACATTATGTGTCCGGTCTGATGTGTCTGGTAAGCCTGCTGcatgacaacaacatcaaattATTCCTTTATTTCCCCGAGAGGGCCTTGAGGGAGAGATTAAATTTATCGCTGAGCTGCTGTGATGCACAGAGACAGCGGTGGCAGCACCCCGAAGGCTCCGGAGTCACTGAGAGAATTTACAGGCTTCAttgctcatacacacacactgacaatgaTACACAACTTTCACCGGCCTCTCCACAGATTAAGTTTTAAAGTTGACATCATCAGGATTAGGTTAaaaaacagcagacagcagacacTCCTACAGACACTTCTCATAGCTGATATCACAACAGTCAGGTTAAGCCTgataaattataaaaataacTGTTGTTGTCACTGCACTAATCTAATCATGAGGTcgtgaaatatctgctacagGAAATCACCCTGATTTACACCCATTTTAAGAGATTATTATTGGTTTGTCTATAGCTGTAATTCATAATCCCACAACACTGAATTAGTGGGAGGCTTCTACAGTTAAATTTTAGTCATTAGGCT from Parambassis ranga chromosome 22, fParRan2.1, whole genome shotgun sequence encodes:
- the klc1a gene encoding kinesin light chain 1 isoform X6, whose translation is MREDMSTMVCVKEEEDPGEKLSQDEIISRTKQVIQGLEALKQEHHSILEGLLGTLRCLKQDEEGVLVEEKSHMIRKSLEMLELGLSEAQVMMALSSHLSSVESEKQKLRTQVRRLCQENQWLRDELAGTQQKLQKSEQSVAQLEEEKKHLEFMNQLKKYDEDLSPSEEKDSDSSKETLDDLFPDDQDDQAPGIQPAHGSAAAAAAQQGGYEIPARLRTLHNLVIQYASQGRYEVAVPLCKQALEDLEKTSGHDHPDVATMLNILALVYRDQNKYKEAANLLNDALAIREKTLGRDHPAVAATLNNLAVLYGKRGKYKEAEPLCKRALEIREKVLGKDHPDVAKQLNNLALLCQNQGKYEEVEYYYMRALEIYQTKLGPDDPNVAKTKNNLASCYLKQGKFKQAETLYKEILTRAHEREFGSVDDENKPIWMHAEEREEQSKGKQKDGSPFGEYGGWYKACKVDSPTVTTTLKNLGALYRRQGKFEAAETLEEAAMRSRKQGLDNVHKQRVAEVLSEPEAREKQRSRESLTSDTVKYESGPDGGEEDGSGSLKRSGSFSKLRASIRRSSEKLVRKLKGGGSSRDSEPKNPG
- the klc1a gene encoding kinesin light chain 1 isoform X2 translates to MREDMSTMVCVKEEEDPGEKLSQDEIISRTKQVIQGLEALKQEHHSILEGLLGTLRCLKQDEEGVLVEEKSHMIRKSLEMLELGLSEAQVMMALSSHLSSVESEKQKLRTQVRRLCQENQWLRDELAGTQQKLQKSEQSVAQLEEEKKHLEFMNQLKKYDEDLSPSEEKDSDSSKETLDDLFPDDQDDQAPGIQPAHGSAAAAAAQQGGYEIPARLRTLHNLVIQYASQGRYEVAVPLCKQALEDLEKTSGHDHPDVATMLNILALVYRDQNKYKEAANLLNDALAIREKTLGRDHPAPFQIVAVSWFHPRFRRLCLTVSTQQVQQACVSTVWTSITEVAATLNNLAVLYGKRGKYKEAEPLCKRALEIREKVLGKDHPDVAKQLNNLALLCQNQGKYEEVEYYYMRALEIYQTKLGPDDPNVAKTKNNLASCYLKQGKFKQAETLYKEILTRAHEREFGSVDDENKPIWMHAEEREEQSKGKQKDGSPFGEYGGWYKACKVDSPTVTTTLKNLGALYRRQGKFEAAETLEEAAMRSRKQGLDNVHKQRVAEVLSEPEAREKQRSRESLTSDTVKYESGPDGGEEDGSGSLKRSGSFSKLRASIRRSSEKLVRKLKGGGSSRDSEPKNPGMKRASSLGVLNVADKAAGDRYQERNNRLRNSRDLSASHTDLAR
- the klc1a gene encoding kinesin light chain 1 isoform X7, producing the protein MREDMSTMVCVKEEEDPGEKLSQDEIISRTKQVIQGLEALKQEHHSILEGLLGTLRCLKQDEEGVLVEEKSHMIRKSLEMLELGLSEAQVMMALSSHLSSVESEKQKLRTQVRRLCQENQWLRDELAGTQQKLQKSEQSVAQLEEEKKHLEFMNQLKKYDEDLSPSEEKDSDSSKETLDDLFPDDQDDQAPGIQPAHGSAAAAAAQQGGYEIPARLRTLHNLVIQYASQGRYEVAVPLCKQALEDLEKTSGHDHPDVATMLNILALVYRDQNKYKEAANLLNDALAIREKTLGRDHPAPFQIVAVSWFHPRFRRLCLTVSTQQVQQACVSTVWTSITEVAATLNNLAVLYGKRGKYKEAEPLCKRALEIREKVLGKDHPDVAKQLNNLALLCQNQGKYEEVEYYYMRALEIYQTKLGPDDPNVAKTKNNLASCYLKQGKFKQAETLYKEILTRAHEREFGSVDDENKPIWMHAEEREEQSKGKQKDGSPFGEYGGWYKACKVDSPTVTTTLKNLGALYRRQGKFEAAETLEEAAMRSRKQGLDNVHKQRVAEVLSEPEAREKQRSRESLTSDTVKYESGPDGGEEA
- the klc1a gene encoding kinesin light chain 1 isoform X3 produces the protein MREDMSTMVCVKEEEDPGEKLSQDEIISRTKQVIQGLEALKQEHHSILEGLLGTLRCLKQDEEGVLVEEKSHMIRKSLEMLELGLSEAQVMMALSSHLSSVESEKQKLRTQVRRLCQENQWLRDELAGTQQKLQKSEQSVAQLEEEKKHLEFMNQLKKYDEDLSPSEEKDSDSSKETLDDLFPDDQDDQAPGIQPAHGSAAAAAAQQGGYEIPARLRTLHNLVIQYASQGRYEVAVPLCKQALEDLEKTSGHDHPDVATMLNILALVYRDQNKYKEAANLLNDALAIREKTLGRDHPAPFQIVAVSWFHPRFRRLCLTVSTQQVQQACVSTVWTSITEVAATLNNLAVLYGKRGKYKEAEPLCKRALEIREKVLGKDHPDVAKQLNNLALLCQNQGKYEEVEYYYMRALEIYQTKLGPDDPNVAKTKNNLASCYLKQGKFKQAETLYKEILTRAHEREFGSVDDENKPIWMHAEEREEQSKGKQKDGSPFGEYGGWYKACKVDSPTVTTTLKNLGALYRRQGKFEAAETLEEAAMRSRKQGLDNVHKQRVAEVLSEPEAREKQRSRESLTSDTVKYESGPDGGEEVSMSVEWNGDGSGSLKRSGSFSKLRASIRRSSEKLVRKLKGGGSSRDSEPKNPGNEIIV
- the klc1a gene encoding kinesin light chain 1 isoform X1, translating into MREDMSTMVCVKEEEDPGEKLSQDEIISRTKQVIQGLEALKQEHHSILEGLLGTLRCLKQDEEGVLVEEKSHMIRKSLEMLELGLSEAQVMMALSSHLSSVESEKQKLRTQVRRLCQENQWLRDELAGTQQKLQKSEQSVAQLEEEKKHLEFMNQLKKYDEDLSPSEEKDSDSSKETLDDLFPDDQDDQAPGIQPAHGSAAAAAAQQGGYEIPARLRTLHNLVIQYASQGRYEVAVPLCKQALEDLEKTSGHDHPDVATMLNILALVYRDQNKYKEAANLLNDALAIREKTLGRDHPAPFQIVAVSWFHPRFRRLCLTVSTQQVQQACVSTVWTSITEVAATLNNLAVLYGKRGKYKEAEPLCKRALEIREKVLGKDHPDVAKQLNNLALLCQNQGKYEEVEYYYMRALEIYQTKLGPDDPNVAKTKNNLASCYLKQGKFKQAETLYKEILTRAHEREFGSVDDENKPIWMHAEEREEQSKGKQKDGSPFGEYGGWYKACKVDSPTVTTTLKNLGALYRRQGKFEAAETLEEAAMRSRKQGLDNVHKQRVAEVLSEPEAREKQRSRESLTSDTVKYESGPDGGEEVSMSVEWNGDGSGSLKRSGSFSKLRASIRRSSEKLVRKLKGGGSSRDSEPKNPGMKRASSLGVLNVADKAAGDRYQERNNRLRNSRDLSASHTDLAR
- the klc1a gene encoding kinesin light chain 1 isoform X5 codes for the protein MREDMSTMVCVKEEEDPGEKLSQDEIISRTKQVIQGLEALKQEHHSILEGLLGTLRCLKQDEEGVLVEEKSHMIRKSLEMLELGLSEAQVMMALSSHLSSVESEKQKLRTQVRRLCQENQWLRDELAGTQQKLQKSEQSVAQLEEEKKHLEFMNQLKKYDEDLSPSEEKDSDSSKETLDDLFPDDQDDQAPGIQPAHGSAAAAAAQQGGYEIPARLRTLHNLVIQYASQGRYEVAVPLCKQALEDLEKTSGHDHPDVATMLNILALVYRDQNKYKEAANLLNDALAIREKTLGRDHPAVAATLNNLAVLYGKRGKYKEAEPLCKRALEIREKVLGKDHPDVAKQLNNLALLCQNQGKYEEVEYYYMRALEIYQTKLGPDDPNVAKTKNNLASCYLKQGKFKQAETLYKEILTRAHEREFGSVDDENKPIWMHAEEREEQSKGKQKDGSPFGEYGGWYKACKVDSPTVTTTLKNLGALYRRQGKFEAAETLEEAAMRSRKQGLDNVHKQRVAEVLSEPEAREKQRSRESLTSDTVKYESGPDGGEEVSMSVEWNGDGSGSLKRSGSFSKLRASIRRSSEKLVRKLKGGGSSRDSEPKNPGNEIIV